From the Solanum lycopersicum chromosome 10, SLM_r2.1 genome, one window contains:
- the LOC101259988 gene encoding uncharacterized protein isoform X2, with product MELKMSGNAVKTFARSITCLARIGNEVAIQASSTQLTFHTLNSSRSAYQSITFKPDYFDVFTVSAPQVQCSVLLKAICSVLRTPIASIDHLTVSLPNPDASKVQWTLNCHNGMRKAYWITCNVEPDIQHLSLDRRKLPSNFVVRPRDLNRLLSNFQTTLQEITIIATNPTCLPPDTATEIGGKAVELRSYIDPTKENDSSLHTQLWIDPTEEFVQYNHITNPVDVTFGVKESKAFLSFCEGCEVDIQFYFDKAGEPILMAPKFGLDDGSNSTFDATLVLATMLVSQLNTASSLENPQSAGTSYGQANDGRQAPVQERSKGNSGLPSDQTRIWSDLSGSRTRGGNDAEHGKERNESDNVQREIQKIGVIHISEAGAAGRNMSDIPNDFHSVDRNPLEEPQGMVDLEGHASQHHPSNWVEADDDDDEGDESELCVQSTPPYH from the exons ATGGAGCTGAAAATGAGTGGAAATGCAGTGAAGACGTTCGCCAGATCCATAACGTGCCTTGCACGCATTGGCAATGAGGTCGCCATTCAAGCGTCTTCTACCCAG CTCACGTTTCACACTCTTAACTCCTCAAGGTCGGCCTATCAATCAATTACATTCAAACCTGATTATTTTGATGTCTTCACTGTTTCTGCTCCACAGGTGCAATGCAGTGTGCTCTTGAAG GCTATTTGTTCTGTATTAAGAACACCAATTGCCAGTATAGATCATTTGACTGTCTCATTGCCTAATCCTGATGCATCAAAGGTGCAGTGGACACTCAACTGCCATAATG GTATGAGGAAAGCTTATTGGATTACTTGCAATGTTGAACCTGACATACAACACTTATCCCTTGATAGGAGAAAGCTTCCAAGCAACTTTGTGGTGAGGCCTCGTGATCTGAACAGGTTACTGTCAAACTTCCAAACAACTCTCCAAGAGATCACAATCATTGCTACCAATCCAACTTGCTTACCTCCTGATACTGCAACTGAAATTGGAGGCAAAGCTGTTGAGCTCAGAAGTTATATAGACCCAACAAAAG AAAATGATTCATCACTACACACTCAGTTGTGGATAGATCCCACTGAAGAGTTTGTGCAGTATAATCATATCACGAACCCTGTGGATGTGACATTTGGAGTGAAGGAATCGAAA GCTTTCCTTTCTTTCTGTGAGGGATGTGAAGTTGACATACAGTTCTATTTTGATAAAGCTGGCGA GCCAATTTTAATGGCTCCAAAATTTGGTTTAGACGATGGCTCCAACTCAACTTTTGATGCCACTTTGGTACTTGCAACCATGCTTGTGTCACAGCTCAACACTGCAAGCTCCTTGGAAAATCCACAATCTGCTGGCACTTCCTATGGGCAGGCTAATGATGGAAGACAGGCCCCAGTCCAGGAGAGGTCAAAAGGGAATTCTGGGCTTCCATCTGATCAGACCAGAATTTGGTCTGATCTTTCAG GAAGCAGAACAAGAGGTGGTAATGATGCTGAACACGGAAAGGAAAGAAACGAGAGCGATAATGTGCAAAGGGAAATTCAGAAAATTGGTGTGATACACATATCTGAAGCTGGAGCTGCTGGAAGAAATATGTCTGACATACCTAATGA CTTCCATTCTGTGGACAGGAATCCTTTGGAAGAACCTCAAG GCATGGTGGATTTGGAAGGTCATGCTTCTCAACACCATCCTAGTAACTGGGTAGAAGcagatgacgacgatgatgaagGAGATGAGTCAGAGTTGTGTGTTCAATCAACTCCTCCATATCACTAG
- the LOC101259988 gene encoding uncharacterized protein isoform X1, whose product MELKMSGNAVKTFARSITCLARIGNEVAIQASSTQLTFHTLNSSRSAYQSITFKPDYFDVFTVSAPQVQCSVLLKAICSVLRTPIASIDHLTVSLPNPDASKVQWTLNCHNGMRKAYWITCNVEPDIQHLSLDRRKLPSNFVVRPRDLNRLLSNFQTTLQEITIIATNPTCLPPDTATEIGGKAVELRSYIDPTKENDSSLHTQLWIDPTEEFVQYNHITNPVDVTFGVKESKVIFHVFDWDFFNPAFLSFCEGCEVDIQFYFDKAGEPILMAPKFGLDDGSNSTFDATLVLATMLVSQLNTASSLENPQSAGTSYGQANDGRQAPVQERSKGNSGLPSDQTRIWSDLSGSRTRGGNDAEHGKERNESDNVQREIQKIGVIHISEAGAAGRNMSDIPNDFHSVDRNPLEEPQGMVDLEGHASQHHPSNWVEADDDDDEGDESELCVQSTPPYH is encoded by the exons ATGGAGCTGAAAATGAGTGGAAATGCAGTGAAGACGTTCGCCAGATCCATAACGTGCCTTGCACGCATTGGCAATGAGGTCGCCATTCAAGCGTCTTCTACCCAG CTCACGTTTCACACTCTTAACTCCTCAAGGTCGGCCTATCAATCAATTACATTCAAACCTGATTATTTTGATGTCTTCACTGTTTCTGCTCCACAGGTGCAATGCAGTGTGCTCTTGAAG GCTATTTGTTCTGTATTAAGAACACCAATTGCCAGTATAGATCATTTGACTGTCTCATTGCCTAATCCTGATGCATCAAAGGTGCAGTGGACACTCAACTGCCATAATG GTATGAGGAAAGCTTATTGGATTACTTGCAATGTTGAACCTGACATACAACACTTATCCCTTGATAGGAGAAAGCTTCCAAGCAACTTTGTGGTGAGGCCTCGTGATCTGAACAGGTTACTGTCAAACTTCCAAACAACTCTCCAAGAGATCACAATCATTGCTACCAATCCAACTTGCTTACCTCCTGATACTGCAACTGAAATTGGAGGCAAAGCTGTTGAGCTCAGAAGTTATATAGACCCAACAAAAG AAAATGATTCATCACTACACACTCAGTTGTGGATAGATCCCACTGAAGAGTTTGTGCAGTATAATCATATCACGAACCCTGTGGATGTGACATTTGGAGTGAAGGAATCGAAAGTAATTTTTCATGTCTTTGACTGGGACTTCTTTAATCCA GCTTTCCTTTCTTTCTGTGAGGGATGTGAAGTTGACATACAGTTCTATTTTGATAAAGCTGGCGA GCCAATTTTAATGGCTCCAAAATTTGGTTTAGACGATGGCTCCAACTCAACTTTTGATGCCACTTTGGTACTTGCAACCATGCTTGTGTCACAGCTCAACACTGCAAGCTCCTTGGAAAATCCACAATCTGCTGGCACTTCCTATGGGCAGGCTAATGATGGAAGACAGGCCCCAGTCCAGGAGAGGTCAAAAGGGAATTCTGGGCTTCCATCTGATCAGACCAGAATTTGGTCTGATCTTTCAG GAAGCAGAACAAGAGGTGGTAATGATGCTGAACACGGAAAGGAAAGAAACGAGAGCGATAATGTGCAAAGGGAAATTCAGAAAATTGGTGTGATACACATATCTGAAGCTGGAGCTGCTGGAAGAAATATGTCTGACATACCTAATGA CTTCCATTCTGTGGACAGGAATCCTTTGGAAGAACCTCAAG GCATGGTGGATTTGGAAGGTCATGCTTCTCAACACCATCCTAGTAACTGGGTAGAAGcagatgacgacgatgatgaagGAGATGAGTCAGAGTTGTGTGTTCAATCAACTCCTCCATATCACTAG